The sequence below is a genomic window from Glycine max cultivar Williams 82 chromosome 20, Glycine_max_v4.0, whole genome shotgun sequence.
tttttttaattttgatttctgtaatattctaattttttatatatgtagtcGTTTATATGAATTAGagtttataaagattaaaaataaatgaaaaatgaaaaaatcttaaataaaatatatttaaatctttttattttttatttattccgatatgggattaaaaaaaaaaaggccatGCTGATCCACTGGGCGAAATCCCTTGGATTAGAGAGGCAGCCAATGAGAAAGCAGGGATTGGGATGAACTTTCTAAGCTCCACCAATGAAAAAGCAGATAAGGCCTTGTTCTCTTATGGATCCCCCAAACTTGAATCCCTTTCACTGTCCTCCAAGGTCCCAAAAGTGCATCTCTTCCTGTTAAATGGGACTGCAAAAGCGCCTCTTGTGGGTCACGCTAGCTACACACTCCCTCTTTTTTCCATCAAAAATAATCATTCCCCTGTTACCAAAACCACACTGTAGCCTAACCCCTCCCTTTTGGTGTCATGAGTTCGGCTACTAAGAACGCAGCAAACGCGGTTGGGGGAAAAACTGCAAGAGCATGTGACGGCTGCATAACGAAACGTGCACGTTGGTACTGTGCTGCCGATGATGCTTTTCTCTGCCAGGCTTGTGACTCTTCGGTTCACTTGGCGAATCCTTTGGCTCGAAGACACGAACGAGTCCGCTTGAAAACCGCGTCGTACAAGTCCACCGATGAACGACGACAACCTCCCACGTGGCACACCAAGAAACCTCGAACGCCCAGACATGGGAAACATTCTCGTAACAACAACCCTTTCCACTTGGTCCCTGAAGAGGGTTCCGAAGAGGCGAATTCCCATGATGAGAATGAGGAGCAGCTCGTTTATAGGGTCCCCATAGTCGACCCTTTTGTTGCTGAGCTATGTGGGACTAATAGTTCTCCTTCTTCTGTTACTTCAACTGATCAAGGGGTAgtagctgctgctgctgctgcttctGCTGAGGTTGAATACAAAGGGATTCAAAGCAATGATTTTTGTAGCAATAGCAATGAGATCGAAAACTTGCATGGGATGCTTCCTTCGGATGCAGAACTTGCTGAGTTTGCTGCTGATGTTGAGAGCTTTTTGGGTAGGGGGCTTGAAAACAAGTGCGTGGGGATGGAAGAATTGGGACTCGTTGATACCAAAGAAGAGGAGTGTTCGGTGGGTAGTGGGAAGGTGAAGGTGGAAGAGGAAGAGAGCCCTCTGATGGAGATGGATATGGGAAGAGATGATCAATCATTTGAGTTGAGCTTTGATTATGAGACGTGTGAAGAGGTAAAGGAGATGAAGGTTAGTGATTTGGAATTGGGGAATGAGTTAGGAGAGATGAAAgagaatgatgatgatgaggtgAAAAGGAAGAAGGTATCGTTGCAGCTTGATTATGAGGCGATAATCATCGCCTGGGCTAGCCAAAAGTCTCCGTGGACCACTGCTGACAAACAAAACTTGGACCCTGATGAGTGCTGGCACCAATGCATGGTATATTTTTGCTATTTATTCTCCATTTTTTATGTctcaattttcttataaattccCATTCCCATTGCCATTGCCACCAATCTTTTAGATTCGTCATTACTAGTTTAATTTCCTTAATATTGTTGTTTGGTCCAACTaaagttgtttaattaaatataacgtACAAAGTTAGGTGgatttttataagtatttttttaacttgcatttttttttaaagcatagatgcttaaataaaaaagtgattatCATCAGAGAATCCTAAAAGCACCTAGTCTAAGTTTTATCCTTAAATTAACCAAATTGGTTCCCTGAAATGACAAAGGCACAAACTAAGAAAAGATTTATAAATGCAAATACTAAATTGATTAGTATTTGTCTGATTTGAAACATAGGAATAAGCTAAGTTTTGGTTAGGTGGGATTGTGGGAAGGCTGATGATGAATGGtggttttttattatgttaaattgAACATTGAATGTTTAGgtgatttttgtttgactaatgAAGTTTTGTGCTGTTTTTAATCAAGCAGGGAAGTTGCGGAACGGCATTTCATCACCCTTACGGTGAACTGGGTGGATTTGGGATTCATTCAGTGATAGTAGACGGGGGCAGAGAGGCAAGGGTGTCAAGATACAGAGAGAAGCGCCGAACTAGGTTGTTCTCGAAGAAAATAAGGTACGAGGTTAGGAAATTGAATGCAGAGAAGAGACCCAGAATGAAGGGGAGGTTTGTTAAGAGGGCTTCCTTTGCACCACCAacatttcctttgctaaatAAATAAGACCTAGCATTTGCTGTTCTACCACTAATGTTTTGTTAGTATTTAGTATTTGCGACGTCATATggcttttcatttcattttcttatttctttgtatataacaattttttaagctAATAAATCGTCCAAATTTATAATCATGTGGTCTTTAACACGAACACGACTTATAAATTATAGTACATCTCAACATGTGcttaatattttgattattattgtTGACAATGGGAAAAATTGAACTTTATCGTCAAGCTTAGTACATGGCTAAAAATGATGCATTGGAATATGGttacaaataatatattaaaaataactaatttcacgttaattgattgaaaaaaatctatttgacTAATGATTTCCCTCCAAAGTTAagcatatattaaattaaaaaaaaatgaacaacaataaaaatcaataatgtgTTTTCTTGCCATTGGTCGATTGGCAACGAAAGCCAAGAGTGAGTTCCAAGTCCAACTTGATTTTACGAACTCGGTTCAACTCATCTTGGCTCACCAATGAAGCCTCGATAGTTTCCATGCTCTGACTCTGGCAGTTGGGTTTCCATAACATAGTTGAGTCGATCGAACCCATTCGAGGTTTTGGTTTGATAACCTGTTTGACGTTCTTGAACTGAATTCTACCTCTCATGTCATCCACATTTGTCCCATTCTTCATATGGCGTATATCACATGTTGAGAGAATATGATCACTAGCAAGTGTCCCTGAGGTATGGCCATCAGAAGGTGCCACACCATTGATTTTGGACCCAGTCAACACGGCATCAACTGCAGCTTCGCATTGGGCCCATTCCCCAGTCCAAAACAAACCTAATGACCCATAAGTGGGATTCACCAATCTCCCACATGCCTCATACAACAGTGACCTGAACACAACTGGAAATGGAAAAAGAGAATAACAAAATGAcacttgttacattttttaattaatgctaTTTTGAAACGGTATTAGTTTCTTATTATTTGATGTATCAAAACATCAAGCACGCTGATAATTTTTTGGATATCATGTTATACGTACGAAATATTCATCATAATTAATCTCCATTCAAAAAATTTAGTTGACCATTTTAGTGAATTTATTCACTAGATTTAAACATTAAAGAATCTGAgtaaaatttcacttaaataattataatataatataatattagtgtacgcattgtaatttataaattaaattttgcaaTATAAGCTAGAAAAACTTCGGTTTTCACTTGTTTCTAAATTTTACTATCTTTGGGGCTCAATACCGAAAAGCATAATGCTAagcatcataatttaaatttttatcaaatataattaatcaagaATGTATTAAAATTTAAGGATGGTCGGTGAATAGATAAAAagaaggttaaattaattttttagtcttctaatttatttttaacatttaatttattctttaatttttttattcaatttactatttcagattcaatttaaataataagtaaTCACATTTTGTGACGGTTCAAAATCATCACATgatatgcattttttaaaaaaataaattgattttaaaaattaaaatattaaactgaataaaaaaataaaaaatcaaattgaattaattttaaaaataaatgatgaaattaaacctaaataataaattaagagacgataaaactaatttatccTAAAAAGAATGATAATTTGTTATAGTATAAGACCTGGGCCAAGGTGCTGTGGAGCAGCAGTGATGAGGTTGAGCAAGCCAGTACGACCATAGAATTTTGCAAGAAAGAGGGTGGCGTTGGCTTGGGACTCAGGAGAGTTCATCCACTCAAGACAAGGCCTGATTATGCAATTATCATTGCAGCCTTTGCGGAGAATGCGACACCCATTGCAACTCGATTTCATGGTGGTTTTGTTATGGATTCCGTATGATTACGGAAAAGAGTTAGGTACCCGGGGGTATTTATTAGCATATTGGTCAATGAAAAGAAGATCTTGCAATCTATAATATGATCTTaagcttattttaattaatgtacaTTATTAATGTACATGATTTGTTCAGTTTGGTGTATATATGATTAGGTAAAAAGGGATTTCATCATACCCTTGCAtgcaaaaagtaaattaaaaatggaaccATTGTAATGGGAGATGGATTTTGAGGTTAGGAATACATGGATAAATGTTGGGCTGTGTTGgtgaaaattacataaaaatggGGACGAAAAAGTGGTAACAATAAACAATATCAAAACTCCCTAAAATGGGGAGATGTTTTTCCTTATCCTCTCTCCTATTTTCTCCGAGATCTAATCTTTGTCTTGATTGCTGTCcttggaaaatgattttttagaaattatgaACGTGGTTTGCATTGAGTAAAATATTTGCCcatgattttctttttggtataattatttatctatatagatcaacaatgatatttttatattattattttttagtttaaatatgttttaaatcattcataaatgatcggttttattttttgtttctaataacttttttttattaaatctcccgtatattaaaatttttgttttaagtatGTGGTCAATAGAGTGATGACACCATTTAATGGATGATATATATTGTGacctatatattattttaattatttttctaagtaGTGATTTGGGAACTAATGATGCTGTTTAAATTCATTGGTTCCTACCCACCGTTTTGGGTCAACAGTGTTACTGATCAACTCATGCTGGTCCAACCACATTAGTCTGCACCGTTTGTAGTCTTCCCCTTACCGTTGAAGGCAGATGGATGCACATCCCTATcagagatttttttaattgaaattaattataaacaaactaatcaaattgtaaatatttttttaattgaattaatatTACTCAAGTTACtctgttttaattatgatacagtatcataattaatttgattgctattaaaaaagtaatttcgATAACAATTAATTCAATCACTATTGTAAATGATAACTTCTATAAGAATTtgcttaataattaaaaaaaacgttATTTGTATTATACTTAATTTTCctactattaaaaataataaattttattataattaatatcatttcaattaaaaaataattatttaagtcaccattaatttgattagtttaaaagataattcacaaaatacaaaaatatgtttCTATTTTGTACTGGGAACGCACACtctaatataaaagtttttgttttgtttcgaAATCAATGAAAACATGTTTTCTGAGagggatatttttatttaaaaaattaaactaaagcaGGGGGATATACTTAGCAAAAACTGGTGTCCGTTTGACAACTCCCTTTTTGTGACTCCAAAACCTTGGGCTTATATGGGTGATCTCAATCATGcccttgcaagttgcaacaatTCTTAGTGGTACAAAAAGGAAGCCTACCCCCATTACATTTTAAGGGCCCTCCATCTTTCCAATTCAAAGAAAGTGACAACCAACAAGATATTAACCTCCACCCACCTCCcacaattaaaatgatataaacacCAATAGTAGAGTTTAATTATAATACATTCATAGTGTAAAGTTGTTTTACAtcattatttaatcacaaattattgtttatataacttttaaaataatcattataaaaatcaataaacttatcataatAGTGTAAAGCTGTTTTACATGATTATTTAATGacaaattattgtttatatgacttttaaaataatcattataaaaatcaataaatttatcataataattgattaatttacataactttttttttccgtaAAAGGAAGTATATTTTAGTAATTCTCTTCTCCTTTATTTAGAGACTTGACaatgccaaaaagaaaaaaggccgCAAATTTGGCTTCCGTATATAAATGTCTCTGTTATTTAGCTTGCGCATATTAATTGCTGGCAGATTTTAGCGAAGTGGTCACAACACAAGATAAGAATGGCATAACGATTGATGCATTAGCCCATCACATATCAGAGTTATTGTATCTTGGCAATATACATGATTCAGCGTTAACGAGGTTAGGGTACATGGATAGTTGAAATATCAAAGACAAATTAATGGAGAGGTAGGTGTATTTGGCAAGGAATATTGGTCTAACAATAACGACTGAACCAGCGACGAGGAAAGCCAATAGAACTCCCTAATGAAAATGGAAAACCCAGCATTGGTCATTAAAATGCATCGATGggctaaatttaaaattgtctttATAAGCAGAATGGTAAGTCAAGTTGATTCCAAATCCAAAATGCTACGTGACAAAATATCAGACTGCGAATCACTGACAACTTTTATTAAAACCTCTCCTTCGCCGCATAATACGTGGCGCTTTCCTACATCGATTTCTCTGCGAATTCTCAGTTTCTTCCTCTAGTCCCTCTCATAAGCACCCAATTTACCAGAATACGAGAACCCtttgttctcttctttgggTTTTGCAACATACCACCAACACATAAATCAAAAGCTAACCCTATAAAtggaacaaaaattaatcaattccCTTGAATTCATCCAAatcacactttttttattttctatgttgGCCTTTTCAATAATGCGTGGGTGTCTTGAGGCACTTTTGCTAGAATGAGACACAAACctgattataattataaagaaaaaggaagcaaGTCTTCTAAAGATACATTAGTTTCCAAATACTAAAGTCCAACTAATTACATTTAACTATTTTGAAACAAACACTTACGTGGCATCTTTGAAGGGGTATATAATACTACTTCTgccttttttttataggaaagtttgataaatttgtcttaatcttttatataaatttcttttcaaaagtgtTTGTGATATTGTTACTTTCTTATATAAAAGAGAAGTGATATATGCACATTTCAATATTTTAGACACTCCATTGAAATCCTTCAAATTGtctctatctttcttttttgttacattaaatatttataacttttttctataTGTGTATATTGAGTGTCCAAGAAATATTTTCCTATATAAAAATACTGGTCTTAATTAGAGATACATTAACTAATTACATATTGTacgttaacaaatttaatactattaattaaattaatctaatTTGCTACTTTTATGTAGTGATTAAATatcattctctccctctcactcacaacttatataaaaaatgttaattaacttACATAATgttaataaaactttttttgatacactcttttaaatttaagtcatataatcatatatattatatatggatAGTTAACATTAAAAGCTAATAATCGTGTgatcactaaaaaaaattatatacatttatcttttaatcttaatcattcaagtgtgatttaatatttatatttataattctcATTTATGATAATAACAAGAGGTCTTGATATGATCATAAATCGTGCGATCACTAACACGATGTGGGATTTTGATATTTTCCAACATATCCATGCACTTCTTGGGTTTGGTGCACATCCTCTCACACACAACATTTCTTAACCTTGGTGCCTGAACAACAAATGATGGGTAGTCGCAACGGAAGCGAGGACGAGGTCCAAAGTCAAATCCCGATCTGATATcatgttagatttcaacttAACATTAAGTGAAATTACTCAATAGATATATAAGCTGCACTCCAAGGAGGGAAGCAGCCAGTGTAAAACTTAGATATTTtccaacaaaatcaaaacatttaaatCATGCATCTATATGTAACTGAATGACCTAActaaatttacttttatttcgTACTCTTATTAAGATATAACCCCCGATGCCAATATTAACCTTTGTTGTCTACACTGTTTTCCTCTTCCTCACGCTAATGAAATTCAGTTGTCTAATCatgttaatgtttttattttttatttttcatgcgGTCATTTTCCTCGTTCGACCAGATGACCgcatttattaaattgattaatcaTGTTAACAAATTAGAGAGTAgtctattaatataattttgtccTCACAATGTGTACTGCCATcaataattcaagaaaaaaagatgCTTGCCAACAATAATGTACTTAGTTATATCGCTCATATTGCTGGAGGGGACTTCTCACAATCCAAAACTATTCATATGTTTGTCTGTACATAGAAGTGATATCCTCTAGAACCTCTACAACAATGAATATTTCGTTATTTTCCATTTGCTTTAAGGTCAATTATTTCAGTTGTAATCCTCCATCATATTTATAAACTTTGAAACTAAAAGGAAAATAGCAATTCTGTGTAAATTAAACTTAGTACCGGCAGTGAACGAAGGAAAactcaaaaaacaaaacaaaaaggaatctATTACTACTATATTAAGTGACTCTTGttcttaacaataaaataaaataaagtggtGTTTGCCTTGACGACGCAGGTGAAATTATTCCAACTTGATCGATTCGAATTAGGTCACAAGCTATTCgcattttaaaattgaactaatccaattctaatttaaatattttatttttctttcttttcttaagaTTTCCCTACATTtgagttttctaaaaaaaattatttaattcttttttttaaattttatccaaTCACTTGCTTGAAACCCTCAAATTTAATCGACTTTAGTTTGATTCGGGCTAAGTCGTGAAAATTGTAAAAACTTGCGACTCTATAGCGTTTGTTTCATGATCTAACTTGGCTCATGTCTACCCTTACTTACTTGATTTACTTCTGATATATGCGTGCAATTCAAATATTTGAAACTTAATTACCCAGAGATAGCTATAAAATTCACTACATCTAAGTAACCAAAATTACATAAACAAATACACTTTCTATCGATTTGTCATTttcattagtattttttttaataaaataaataaattgttgacATAATTATTGTATGTTTAcactaaaaataaactaattatattattaatatgatatatcaataatatatatatatatatatatatatatatatatatatatatatatatatatatcaaattctTATACTAAGACATAATTATATCAATATAATGCACGATTAGCATGACTGATACTATTATTGACTCACAGTTTATACAATGAAGTTATAGCAACAGAAACAGGTCAAACAAAAAAGTGTtagtaaataactttttttcagTGAAATTGATAGAAACTTTATCAAACTGATCAAAATCTGAAACTGATCTTCCAAACATGTCTCCTTAACAAAAGTTAGGATACTTTCTCACTTGAAGAGGGATGTTTTTAGCATATGTTTTGCCAAGTCAAACTTTTCCACGCCAAAtaggaaaatagtaaaataaaaaaagacccAACATTTTCCGACCATGAAGTCAATACCCGCAGACAAATCAATTGGCATCAACGCAAATGAATAAGCCAAGTTGAGTCGATCTGTGAAAACCAACGGGTGAGATTTTCTGATGAAAGTTAGTCCAGATCAGATTCCAAATAATATCTTTTGACAAAACTTTTTAGAAACCAGAGAAGAGTAGAGAAATGAACAATCCCCAATTCGCTAAGAAGGCATGTGAGagaaacatattaattaataaagaaagATGAAAAACTTACCAAATGCAGCATTGCAGTATCACCCAGAATATATGCAGACTGCCACTGAACTTCAATAAAGTTAGATCAACTTTTCCTACTTCTATATTTTGCGagggaaaaaaagagaatttaGTAGTATTTGCAAtcgtaaaaattaataatatttcaatCCTTAAATTATTAGACTATGACTATTCTAAACAACCTTGAAAAAGATTATcgtgttttaagttttaaaattaccaaattaaaaactaaaatgacctatgattaactattttaattaagatttaagttttaaaattaccaaattaaaaactaaaatgacctatgattaactattttaattaagatttaaattgATTAGTGGTACTTGTCTTTAGAGATTAAATTGATAATGAGAGAAGCTGTATTATGGTTTCTGCACTGGGAGAAGAGGGAGAAAATATTTGCTTTGACATTTTTATAGCCAAAGCTTATAAGTATAAGTACAGCTTGAAGGCATGAATTAATCCCTGCgtttataaaaaaagaggtaaatgaaaaagaaaaactggcACATATCTGCCAGTTTTTTCCAGCTTCCCCTTCTTTAAACCATCAGAAGAAAAGTAggtaaatagaaaagaaaaggattcAAGTAGCACACTTACAGAGACTTCTACACAGCATTACAAAAAGTATCCAACGAAATAGActctataattaattaacaatattcCTTAACATCCTCTATATACAACCATAACATTGGTGATTATGATAATTCATTTTTGGGATCCTCCATGGAtgagagaaagaaggaaaaaagaaaaaaaaaatcttctgaATATAACACCAAAATACCACCGGTTTTCCCTCATTCTACAATATAAGAAGACACATTACCAGATAGAAGATGATGAGAAAAACGTGGGTATTTTGGATGAACATATATATcaaccaaaataaatttaatacttaagaaacaaaaaaaaggtaataaaaaaattaaagatgaaaaattggaTGGCAATTCTACTTGTTAATTGTGGAGAGGATCTGGGCAACTTGGTACTCTTCTTTTGCTATCATCAAAACCCTTTTGGGTTGTGTTGCTTGGACCAAGATGAGTCCTTCCACTGAAGTACTTCTTGAACAGATCTTCCTCCTTGCTCTTATTATTATCCATATTGCCATGGCTGAATTCCACGTTCGCCACTGCATTTCCTGGGAACACACGAATCGCCCCAACTTGACACGTGTGGCACATATGCAACACCACAAGCATCACCACCACAGAAACATAGAGGAGTCTCTTGCCGCCGGCAACCAACATGGCCAGAGAATAAAACACATAAATTTTGGGCCTTTCTTGAACCCAATTCCCAAACACCCTTTTTCTTGGTACTAAGTACTATTCTTTTGTTCAAACCCGAAGGAAATTGCTCTATGAtgttgagaagaagaaaaataaaataaagaaaagaagattAAAAAGGGAACTTGGAGTTTGGTTATGAGTGTGAGTGTGTGTAAATTGGGATATCATATCATGTAAGAGTGTGACTTGAGAGAAAAAAACCAAATGAGTGAATTGACGGCTAGTTATTTTAAGTGAGAGAGATGCATGGTGCCTCATGTCATGGCCATCCCACACTCACACTGGCCCACGTGAAACAAAAACCCGCAGTGCCCGCTAATACAAGttactatattatttattaatttggcAACATACTTGCACCACATACCCACATGCTCTTCACGTATCATTTCAGTGGatattcaatatttattatgaataacaATTTAACTAGTATTCATATATGAGGTGTGATGACGATGTTTTCTTAACTCATTCAAGATCATACACATATATTATGAAGAGATATTGGATTCCCTTCTTAGAAGAGCTACTACTGATTTGATTTATTGCCTTAGAAGTTCGATGacttaatttaactaaaaaaaactcatgtattactaccaattttaaggcccaaaaaatattgtatttttaacTAACAGTGACAGGGTAGCATTAATTAGCTCGATCTGGTATCGCGTTTGAAATTTATATGTCGGTGAGAGACAGTTAGGGAGGACGACGCGATTTTGCAGACTGTGCATTGAATTTGAGTAATGAGCAGTCCATGACTTGgatgtttaaattataaattctcATTGATAAGTGTTTTGTAATTCATTCATCAAACCTAAAGTGGTAGTTCGTAGGATCCATAATCACACGTCTATTCCAATTGGCAATAATATCTCATCTTAGATTATGTTTgctaaaaagaaatgaaaaattaattattaatcgaAAGTTATAAAACCAGTACgtttattaaattgaaaatactaataaaattaattagtgttgaattagttagttaattaatgtataaataaaGGTGTGAGATAAATCATGATTAGaatattagtaaaaatattaaatgagtaAATAACCAAGTACATCTATTAAAAAATGGCTTAATAATTACGtagtttaataaatattatttttaaattgttaagGATATAAAAAATTCAGAGGAagtataaacaaattaaaaaataaataaattgacaaATATTAGTATCAATAAACCCACTtccaaaataacataaaaatatgcattttttatgtttataaaaTCTAGAAGACACCCactagaaaaaaatgtaaatattataGATAACGGTGACTTAATGGaaagagagaaatagagaaaCATAATATGTagtaataaaatgtttaatatataGGAGTTTTCATACATTGTTATATTCCTTATAAATATAGAATCAATttgtttaactttatttattaaaaaggtatttttttaataaaataagcattttttttttactttcttaatgTCTtcgttaaaactaattttactaaaaaggtatttttttattctttttacgaAGCAAATAGGATCctatttacttattaaaaaaatcaatttaaaaaaaaattagaagcagtttttctttaattttaaacaaatccaTAGTGATAGAACCATAAAGTTGTGATACTAATTCTTATAGCTTGTAATATAATTAATCACCAACtaactcttgatttttttttatatacaaaccaaaaatacacaaaaagaaTTACTTACATTATATTATCTCTTCCTTCgtgtattttctaatatcttttaatccaaataaaattatttaattattttttttatattgccaAAGTTTACgtccaatgttttttttataattaaaaaataattgtttatgtttaattttgcaATATGGGTATTAAATATAATGTGTATTCGTTGTGTTATGAAAAAATTGTCATTCAAATCACATAAGCATAAGCATACTTatagatatttaaaaaatttcatgaataaaagtaaaatatttttatttcctttttatcatATCTTTTCAATGTAACATGTGATTTACTTAAAAGATAtgataaaaaacaatattttttttaacaattaaaaaaaatatatgtacacTGCCTACTGCATACGTTTAACAATTAAAAGGGCCCAACCGGGTTCGAACCGGTGACCTCTTGATCTGCAGTCAAATGCTCTACCACTGAGCTATGGACCctcttaatatttaataaaacatgattttatatataacttataaAGACCAATCTTGCAAGGACAAAATTATTACAACAGTCTAAATTTATATACgcttaatttgtatttttttttttgtagcagTATATAGTTTGCTTTTAAACCGTTATAGataccattttcttttttactatcCATCCTtgaattagttattaattttttattccaaatttgtgttttatattattttaatgtacacttgattaatataaaatattttcaaaaggattAACAATGATTTAATTTgtaacaatttttataattaaaattg
It includes:
- the LOC100817528 gene encoding zinc finger protein CONSTANS-LIKE 16, whose amino-acid sequence is MSSATKNAANAVGGKTARACDGCITKRARWYCAADDAFLCQACDSSVHLANPLARRHERVRLKTASYKSTDERRQPPTWHTKKPRTPRHGKHSRNNNPFHLVPEEGSEEANSHDENEEQLVYRVPIVDPFVAELCGTNSSPSSVTSTDQGVVAAAAAASAEVEYKGIQSNDFCSNSNEIENLHGMLPSDAELAEFAADVESFLGRGLENKCVGMEELGLVDTKEEECSVGSGKVKVEEEESPLMEMDMGRDDQSFELSFDYETCEEVKEMKVSDLELGNELGEMKENDDDEVKRKKVSLQLDYEAIIIAWASQKSPWTTADKQNLDPDECWHQCMGSCGTAFHHPYGELGGFGIHSVIVDGGREARVSRYREKRRTRLFSKKIRYEVRKLNAEKRPRMKGRFVKRASFAPPTFPLLNK
- the LOC100779034 gene encoding LOB domain-containing protein 40; protein product: MKSSCNGCRILRKGCNDNCIIRPCLEWMNSPESQANATLFLAKFYGRTGLLNLITAAPQHLGPVVFRSLLYEACGRLVNPTYGSLGLFWTGEWAQCEAAVDAVLTGSKINGVAPSDGHTSGTLASDHILSTCDIRHMKNGTNVDDMRGRIQFKNVKQVIKPKPRMGSIDSTMLWKPNCQSQSMETIEASLVSQDELNRVRKIKLDLELTLGFRCQSTNGKKTHY